In Paraburkholderia caballeronis, the following proteins share a genomic window:
- a CDS encoding amino acid ABC transporter permease codes for MDRIVDNFFNAGIIAQSWPQILSGFGITVLVSVLVIVVGVVWGLVLTLARTMEIRALNALIVAYIDFFRTMPQLVVLVLGYFGLPYIGVRLSPFATTVLGLGAVLSAFSAEIFWSSIKALPAGQWDAARALGFGPLRTLFSIILPQAVRLSIPLLTNRAIAVSKGTALGTAVALPEVLGQAQSLVGMLANPSPLTLAAACYLAFFIPLVILSRWLEKIYGAGSRTRRA; via the coding sequence TCGCATCGTCGATAATTTTTTCAACGCCGGGATCATCGCCCAGTCGTGGCCGCAGATCCTGAGCGGCTTCGGCATCACGGTGCTCGTGTCGGTGCTCGTGATCGTCGTCGGCGTCGTATGGGGGCTCGTGCTGACGCTCGCGCGGACCATGGAGATCCGCGCGCTGAATGCGCTGATCGTCGCGTACATCGATTTTTTTCGCACCATGCCGCAGCTCGTCGTGCTGGTGCTCGGGTATTTCGGCTTGCCTTATATCGGCGTGCGGCTGTCGCCGTTCGCGACGACCGTGCTCGGCCTCGGCGCGGTGCTGTCCGCGTTCTCCGCGGAAATCTTCTGGTCGTCGATCAAGGCGTTGCCGGCCGGCCAGTGGGATGCGGCGCGCGCGCTCGGCTTCGGGCCGCTGCGCACGCTGTTCTCGATCATCCTGCCGCAGGCGGTGCGGCTGTCGATCCCGCTGCTGACGAACCGCGCGATCGCCGTCAGCAAGGGCACCGCGCTCGGCACCGCGGTCGCGCTGCCCGAAGTGCTCGGGCAGGCGCAGAGCCTCGTCGGGATGCTCGCAAATCCGTCGCCGCTGACGCTCGCCGCCGCGTGTTATCTGGCGTTCTTCATTCCGCTCGTGATCCTGAGCCGCTGGCTCGAAAAGATCTACGGCGCAGGCAGCCGGACGAGGCGCGC